A window of Cohnella herbarum contains these coding sequences:
- a CDS encoding sporulation protein YjcZ — protein sequence MGCEVGGVGAGSCGGYGGGMQAAAFALVLFILLVIILRAGFY from the coding sequence ATGGGTTGTGAAGTCGGAGGAGTAGGTGCCGGTAGTTGTGGAGGATACGGCGGCGGAATGCAAGCCGCTGCATTCGCGCTAGTACTGTTCATTTTGCTGGTCATTATCTTGCGTGCAGGCTTCTATTGA